A part of Aegilops tauschii subsp. strangulata cultivar AL8/78 chromosome 2, Aet v6.0, whole genome shotgun sequence genomic DNA contains:
- the LOC141040729 gene encoding uncharacterized protein — protein MGLWDYGQKGKHDREAGSSSGRRRGSVKKEEPASSPRRAPAPPAFSIAPTAAGPRDRHYIEVAVSRRYGETRALPWSDVHLPNNWHLSADRVPIPPVPLSGRARCQEIERRRRLLPEDLYYDKRYTPDSPLWDTWFRDEHDMRRASFFAGTSTGPRRLMKPCT, from the coding sequence ATGGGCCTATGGGACTACGGCCAGAAGGGGAAGCACGACCGCGAGGCTGGCTCCTCGTCGGGGCGTCGCCGTGGCTCCGTGAAGAAGGAGGAGCCCGCATCATCACCACGTAGggcccccgcgccgcccgcgttCTCCATCGCGCCCACGGCAGCCGGCCCCCGCGACCGGCACTACATCGAGGTGGCCGTAAGCCGCCGCTATGGGGAGACGAGGGCGCTACCCTGGAGCGACGTCCATCTCCCCAACAACTGGCACTTGTCGGCCGACCGCGTGCCGATCCCGCCGGTCCCGCTGAGCGGCCGTGCGCGCTGCCAGGAgatcgagcgccgccgccgcctcctcccggaGGACCTCTACTACGACAAGAGGTACACCCCCGACTCGCCCCTGTGGGACACTTGGTTCCGGGATGAGCACGACATGCGGCGGGCGTCCTTCTTCGCCGGCACGTCGACCGGGCCGCGGCGGCTGATGAAGCCATGTACCTAG